The DNA sequence aacGAAAATGAATGATGATCATAATGATAATGGTGGAGATGCCTGCTTAATTAATGGGACAAATGAAAATTCGAATGAGGGAAATTACGTTCTAAGTATAAACGGAAAAGGTGCAAGTGTAAATACGAATGATTCAGTGGTGTTAAATAATGAcgtaaatgaaaatatggaTGATGGAAAAAGTCGGAACAGCATTATAACATCCATTAAACGTGATGATGATAAAACAGTCAAGTATAGTAAGAATCATTCTGATGAGTCAAGCTCAAAATATGAAGAGAAATTACAAAGAAGCGAAATTAAACCAGAAGAACAacgtagcagtagtagtgatgctttttttgaaaatgtaaatgaaGGTTGTCTAGGAGAAGCACAAAATACggataatgatgataatatgaatggaaagaaatataatgGTAACAATATTATTGATCATAATactgaaaaagaaaatataaaaatagtgtATGTACAGAGAGAGAGTAATGATATGGACGAAGATACTACTAACAGTAGCTTGAATATTGATATCAATGATATTGATAAGGATGGTCGTAAATATGGCTCAAACAATGTATGTGATGATCAATATGTTCACAAGAAAAGTGTTATTACAAATAACACACAGGAGAATGATGATTATAATAACAGTACTAAGGACCAAAGTActgatgaaaaatattttgtagaGAATACTGTTGTTAATGAAGAAATGGTTCAAGAAATAAATGAGTGCAATAATCATAGTGATGATGCtagtaatttaaaaacaCATAAAGGGGAAATAGATAAccgaataaaaagaaaaatgcatactttaaaacaaaatgaggagaagaaaaaaaagaaaaaagatgtAAATAATACTACCTTACATATTTCATCCGGTTCTTCGGAAAATCCTGATATTAACgcaaaggaaaaaagtaGCGAAAATGGTGCCACTATAACTtatgacaaaaaaaacaaagaagcgaaggaaaaacaaaaaaggaatcACATGAAAGAGGATCATTTTGTGTGCGCAGACGAGGTGAGTAGTAGTGTTGTGAGTACACATGTGGAATGTGCGTGCATGAGATGTGTTCGTAATGTGCGTAGTTTCTATGTAACATGGTTACATCCCGCGTGTACTGCGCATGTATTGTTTACTCAATGCTCACATACTGcacttatatatacagtCTACTCATGTAAAATTGTGTGTAcgtgaattatatatttacatgtttaACGCCATACACagtaaagtaaaaaatttagctgaaaaaataagattttttttatttttcgtacCTTAATAATATGTTGTATAATACCGTTTTTCCATGCTTATGTAGGCCCTAAAAGGATACCCGCGAATATTCGTGACAAGACTTCCGTTCGAGGCGGGTAAAAAAGATTTAGAAAAGTACTTTTCGAAATATGGGAAgattatagatatatatgtttcCAAAAATTTATCgaacaataaaaacaaaGGATTCGGCTTCGTTTCTTTTGAGAAACAAGGATCGATGGATAAAGTGAGTGTCAATtgtgtttcttttttatcatttgttAATGTCATTTTccaattttataatttttttttttttttttttttgcttaaatTTTGTGTATTTGTTGTAATATcaatacacatatgtatggaaattatttataactgTGTACTAGGTACTAAAGGACAAATTGCATATACTATGTGGAAAGGAAATTGTTGTTGACATTGCTTCGACGAGGGATAACAAAGCTAGGCACCTCTTCCGTAAGCACAGAAAAGAAGCTGTTTTATGTCTCGTTCGGAGCGCatgcatatttgtatatatgtgtatgtatgagCATATATTTGAGTGTATTGGGAAAGTGttcatatgtgcatatttgcatatttgcatatttgcgcatgttcatatttgtgcattatgtacatgtgcGGTTTTTTTCAACCCAACTGTGTTCCCCCCCCCCCATTCCCCACTGAATCATacatctttatttttattttttttttttttttgctttaaaCAGATCTTCCCTCCGAACATTACTTAGCGAAATACCagaagaatgaaaaaaaagttatgaCCAAAGTTCATAATAACATTATCAATTTTAACAAGTATCATCATGTATATAACAAGACAAATAATATAAGGGATGTATCCAAAAATATGGATAATAATATGGTTATGcagaatttttataatttatgccCTACGTACAATATTGTAGGAAACAGaatgaataataaacatattatgaaaaataatatgccGGTTCCATTTTTCCCACCATCTGGGTATAATGTAGATCCTCAATACTTTAACCAAGTACCATATCAGAACTGTGCTGAATATATGGGGAATAATGACTATTACTGGAACATGGctaattattataactgGAATAATATGCTCATgcataatgaaaatatgtttaattcTAGTCAAGTGGAATACCCCTACTACTTTTGCAACGGTCAATATGTGAATCAAAGTAAAAATGCATACACATGCGTACGCATATgctgacaaaaaaaaaaaaaaaaaaatgtttaaggCGTTAATTGAAAAGGGCACATAGAGGTGTATAATTTGAGTATTGCAGGGTGtggtgttttattttatttattttctttatcttatatatttttttgttttacttttgtgttcattttatatatgtttttgtttCACCGTTAGACCCAATGACCAAGAATAAAATTAGCCGAAAGAACAATATCATTGAAGAAAGTAAATTAAAGTATCCCCCAAATTTGTCGACCAACGTAAATTACAGAAATAACTGTCCATCGTGTAAGTGAACAAATAACTGATGAGGAAATATGTTAATGTTCATTGTTGCAAAGCTAAAGGAGGGGAAGGAATTCCTACACACGCACAATGAATATACGCATttgtacgtacatacacatacatatatatatgacatccatatatttacacgtatatatttttagggctttttttttaaatgctttttttttctttttattcttctgCTTCCTTTTTACAGTTATACGTAAATTACCCGGAGGTGACGAGTGGAACAAGCGaggatataaattatttgtcacaaaattaagtatatatatatatatatatatatatatatataatatatttttttttcttttcacaattttgcataataatttaaaatatattaagtgtGTACGTACACCTTTTTTGTGTACAGGtctttgtatatatatatatatatatatatatgtccatatgtgcgtatatacattatgtatatgcatatttagtgaatgtatgtatttatatttatatcctTGTTCATTCATGTAAAACGCATTTCAGACAGCGCGACAACCATTGACACCTTAAGGAATTACTTCGAAAATTTTGGGGAAATCATCGACATATACATGCCAAAtggttattaaaaaagaagagataCCTTTACAAagatgataatatatttatatgattaGGCGTGCGCAAGTCGTCTAGtctttatgtatatatatatatatttccatatttttatattagtaaatgtacacataatattatgtacattcatggaaatatgtaaatctcacatttttttttttttttttttttttttttaactctCCTATAGACGTCTGCACAAATAGACCACGCGGTATAGCCTTTGTTACATTTCTTGATAATGATTGTGTTAAGAAAATTTTGTCCAACAAGAATTCGAAACATATAATTGATGGAAAAGAGGTAATaagtattctttttttcttgtacattttttatttttccccgTTCGTGTATTTTATTGTGCTTATGTGttattatgctttttttacagtacattttttgtttgcattttttttcatctttcaCAGGTCGTTGTAGATTTAGCAGATCCCGAAACGaagagcaaaaaaaatttatgttattcttgatcttttttttttatttaaaaatattttccttaatttAAAGAAACAAGTTCACATAGTTTTCCTTCatttattcaaatatttaattcCTTCTCTCCATTTTTGTTGTATTTACAgctgtatttattttatatttacgaATTGCATCTTTATAGTTTgatactatattttattgtatatccTTTAAACTGTGCTCTTAAACTTTTCCCCCATTttaaatgcataaaatatatatatatatatatagatatatatatatatatagatatatatatatatatagatatatatatatatgtgtgtatgtgtaattttatatatatctatttattttcgtaattatatatactcttCTCtctacataaaattaaatacacgtgtagtgtaatatatatatatatatatacatatatgtgtaaatagACTGCTTTCATTCGTCCGTTTCTAATATGTAttcattttgtaaaaattccTTTTAATGTTCATAAAATTGAGTTATAATACGaaactattttttatgttttcagTTGTAttgcttttatattatttataatacttGAGCGctaaacctttttttttttttaattttttctgatatattatatatatatatatatgtgtaaacaCGAAGGCTTGCAAGAAAAGTCAGGAAGAAGGAAccgtaataaaaataaacataaaaatatacgttattcttatgtattatattattatatgtatataaaattttaaaattcttaATAAGAGTTAATTAGAACAATCAAAATATTGTTctcgttcatttttttttttttgcactttattaaaaaaaaaaaaaaaattaaaatatgacactattttaaatattatattaatttattaaaataataagaaggTAAAAGCTGATGGAATAAAGTGCCCTTTgtaatattacaaatattgtCCTTCAACACGAACTAgagataaggaaaaaataaaaaaaatgtgcaataaaatataaaatgaaataaaaaacaatatataaaatgaattaaaaaatgaattgaaaaatgaaatataaaataaaatagaaaataaaatagaaaataatgtaaaaaatagaacTTGTCAAAAAGCTAAGCTTTGGACGTTTAAGGAGATGTGAAAAAGTAACTGCGCTTCAATGAAATAAAGGAATTAATTAAACTGAATaagttgtaatatatttggaattttttaatattttttcgtaTGATTTCGCATTTTTTCGTATGATCtcgcttttcttttttgtgtGCTCTTTTTGTTACCCTTCATAAATGCCCAATGGATAAGGCGAAGGTCGAGGCTCTTTTCATCTATGATGTGGATCTTCCCAAGCCTGATAAACCATTGACGGATGAGGAAATACaggtatacataaataagtataaacaaaaattcatgtgtatgtaaataaatatatatataaacatgcgTTTTGagtgtaataatatatatgtatatgtgtacatgtttttattttattttgacaAATCTGTGCTTTAAATTGCATTTTCTTTACCCCCGCGATAATAAGCATCATAGCTAGCGCTTataatacacacatatatacgtgttcaaataatgataaattatGGTTTCTCTCTCTTGAAAGgcagaaaaattaatatattattacccGAACGAAACTGACGAAAACGTAAAAGTATCCCATACAAGCACCATGGAGGGAATCTCATCAtttattaacaattttaGCAAGTCACATTTAGATCATATAGTAACaaatgataatttaatagttttaaataaatggtATAAAGATGTGTATGTCACTATAATTgtaaagaatatttataaaaattataaaatggaAGCATTAATGTGCAGAATATTACATTCTCTTTTGAATAACTTCATTTCcatatttactttattgCATGGTCATATAAGAAACTTTTTAAAGTATAAGAAGCACAAGACGCTAcgtatgaacaaaaaataaaaaataaagaaaacataACATAATGTGGAATGCCATTACATAATGTGGAATACCATTACATAAAGTAGAATGTCTTTACATAAAAGAGGGGAATAGcgtattctttttaattttatgctAACTGTAGAGTATTATACATATGCCATATTTCGTACCTTACTAATCTAATGAAATCACTTAAGAATTTgcaagaaaaataaattgcaaATTGACAGTAGAGCGTATATATCACCATCTTAAGAAAAAGACGCCCTCCTCAATGGGCATGCCGGCATTCGTATTGCATCCATATGTAACAACcctgtatatgtatacatccATATATTGGTCCTCCCCCCTTCCCATGTTacctacatacatatatatgtatgtatatattatatgtatatatatttttcacttCCCCTTGTGcagaaaatataaacaaaaggAAGGGGCTACAAACCCTTTTAGATGACTACGTGTTCACCTATATAAACACgattaataatgaaaacataGGCATTCATAATGGTAAAAAAGTTTTACCTTTACGCGGCTTACTCTTACGTATATGGCGTGCGCCAACATcgatacatacatacatacatacatatatatatatatatatatatatatatatatatatataacacgtGTGTATTTACATGATTACCCATTTCGTGTGAAATTTTCTCATTTCTAAAGCAAATGTCGatttcgtaaaaaaaaaaaaaaacaaaaaaaaaacatacattACGATACTATACGGTACAATAAATACAATTCAGTACTATacagtaaaatataatgcaaTACGATACAGTATAATACTACAATTTTGTGTTTCCTCTTTAACACATATTTTAGAACTGCAAAGTTTTCACTTCTTTCCAGTCGAAAAGCACACGTACGTAACTGTTCAGGTAAACTTGTACACACTCAAAAAGTGTGTAAAGAGGAGTCTTTAATATTGTTGTAGTATATTGTTATTTCCTctgcatgtatatatcttgttactcttatatatattattgctttattttacCAATGGCAGAATCTCATTTCGACTTTGATATTAAGTCACAAGCAAATTAAGAATGGGAGCTTGTTTTATGAAGGTCATTTGATTTATTCAAGTTTACCAATGAACGACATAAAAACgatttacaattatttagTATCTTACAATGGAATGGTTAATATAATACTGAGGCGTGCAATTGATagaagtgtatatataatgtatccATGTTTGTGTACTTTTGCATGTATGTCATTACCTGTGCTGGTGCACACCCGCTTAACtgaatattttcattttttatttattttttatacagGTGAATAATTTGAAGTTGAACCAGtatccttttaaaaaaattgcttcATCCGCAGCTATGAATgtaattttgaattttcaaCATATTAGTATTTGCTATGTTGAAATAGTCTAACGAATtatggttttttttttttttttttttttttttttttttgaaatataattGCTTGTGCAGGCAAATGGTGGTTTGTCCAGTTTTGCGCGCTGCAACTCGATTGAAGAGAAAAACGCCTTTCTCCttggaataaaaaagtaacttaacttttcattttagCGGATGAAATGTACAAAtctatacacacacatattatacatacacattGTTGTGCATTTtctgtatataaataaaaacagacATACCCTACAtgtgtgcaaaaaaaaaaacatgtacACATTTTTCATCCTTGCATACTCACGTAACACATTATACCTATTCAGGTCATCTGTATTTATGCCAATAATAACTCTGAGTGGAGAGAAGAAGTATAAACTagttgcatatatttataagggTATCCTCCTGGTGCTACTAATTAAGGGAAGTACAATAAGAGATGAAGATTTCGACATTTTAATTGATGTTCAGAATAAATGCACAAATGAAAATTCAAATAACATGTGcaatttaataaaactaaaCGAAAGTTTATCAAtgcaatttaaaaaatatttaaatgaagatGACactgttaaatttttttattcgaaTAATTCCAATAATTCtattaaatattcttttaacaataaaaaaattagtaatgAAGAATTTTGCCTTATAGCtgattttcattttttactgAACGAGTcagaaataaaatacaacAGAATTAAACTCAATAAAAGTACATGCATAAAGAATAAGGAAAAGTCCAATTTATCAAACGAGCTCTTTAATTTTCAGCAAGGAGTTAAGACAATcgcacaaaaaaattataatcaaGTAAAGAATAAGCATAAACCTGAATATAAACAAGCATCACAGGAGTTAATACCAAGTGAAAATAAAGGGataagcaaaaataataagaaaaatttacatgAACAGTCAGGAGAAGATAAACTACACATAAATCAGGATAAAGATGGGCACTTACAACAGGaaaataccaaaaaaaaaatacattcatTAGACGAAAAAACAACAAAGGATGATGATGTAACTAGTATGAATATGCATATTGATAAGTGCAcagaaataaatgaaaaagaacaaatggatgataaaaatgatgataaaaatgatgataaaaatgataataaaaatgatgataaaaatgataataaaaatgataataaaaatgataataaaaatgataatactCCCTTTACAATagagcaaaaaaaagaaattgtaAAAACGAATAATCTCGTACCAGctgagaaaaataaaacatgtgCAGACACCAAAGtagggaaaaaaaagtataaattaatttataatgaagaattaaaaaaaaaattatttgatgaTACTAGTGATGATGTAAAGAtagagaaattttttttcaaagaaGCCAATGCTCCATGGATATTTGGAAAAAAGTCCCTCCAGCGagaactttttattttctctgaTGATTCGAAAACATCCCTTTCAAAAGCTCAGCAGGACGTGAATCAAATTCTAGACATGAGTTTTTccaatatatacatttaaaaggGGTTAAAATATGGATCGGAAAGAACTcgaatattataatattttgttctacTTAAACGTTCTTATGAGAACATGCacgcacatatatttatgtatatatatatatatatatatatatagatagatagatagatagatagatagatagatagataagTAGacagatatataaataaatatatacaacagTTATACATCACCACGAATGAGCTGCAATAAACGGCACTGCTTCACCCATACTTGAAACACAAACCCTTACCCGtacgtaaattttttttttttttttattttgcaaaaaataatCGCGCACACACAAAACTAGCcatgtttgtatataaacattCTACCAACTCAAAAACTACATATATTAACACGTTTTCATGAAAATATCTTTTTgttcaataaatataacactGTTTATAATGGCCAGGCGATAATCAATAAACGCTCGAATGAACATTTAAAAGAAGTAGACTTAAAATTTCCTTTCCATTTTAGAATGCGTCATAGGGGCATTCAAGGATACTACGAAATTATCACCGtgatatgtaaaaattataagaaaatattggtgtgcttaaaaattttttttttttttttatatacatatactgtACACTGCATAAATACAATATGCACGACTCATTCACTTAAGAGCTGAAGTTTATAGTACTGTTGTTTTAAAAAGAGTTacacggaaaaaaaaaaataataaattcatttgTACTACACGAGCAGTTGTAAAaaacgtatatatgtgtatatatatatatatacacattacatatgtatgtacttaaaTGCACATACTTTAAGCACATTTTCACACAAAGGCAAAGATCATGCGATAACGATAAAAATGATGGGTAATGGCAAATTATCATATAACGCTTTTCATCTCATCAATGGTGCTCACATCATATAAGATATGATTTGTATCGTATAATTCAATAGctttaatgaaatttttgGCAAGGAATGGTAACAGGGGATAATCCTCTTTTGTATATTCATAActattttcatctttttctaATATGAACGATTTCCAACACGGTTTAAAAGATTCTAAATCAATTTTATTTGATAATACGGTCGAGATAAGCCAATTGAAATAGTCCGAACtcttttctacatttttattgcatgcatatttttttaaagtgagttttaaaatattgacTTGCAGTTTATGATTAAATTTTGAAGGTATTTTTAACTCTACTATTTTTTTGGTCAAATCTTCCCATTCATTTGTGACAGTTGATAATTCAAGAATTTCATTTACCTTTGGCAGATACTCTTCCACAAATGTGCTATCATTCGTTTCATCAGCATCAAAAGAAACCTCAACAACATATGTCTTCTCCtcactattattactatcattTGTTGTGCTACTATTGTTATTCATGTTGCTGCTACTCGTAGTCGTTGTACCGTTATTACTATTGGTGCTGGTGCTTCCGCAGcctttattcatattttctttgtTGTCCATTACTTTGTCTTTGTCATTCACTACTCCGTCTACTTCGTTATGCTCCTTGTTGGAACTACCACCATTATTACTTCCGCTGTTGTTGTTACTATTGCTGCTAGTCTTCTTTAGGTTGAAGCTGcgcataaaaaattttccctCACCCTTATCCTTATTTAAAAAGCGAGAACTCAGATTGCTAAAGAAACCGCCACCTGCGCTTCCcgtactactactattatgcGTACTACTCGCTcctgtattattattttcgcTGCTGTTTGTATTCCTGCCGCTATTCACGCTACTCACATTACCTCCACTATTTACACCATTTACACTACTTACCCCTccatttatgttatttacATTGCTTACATTAGTGGCACTACTTTCATTGTTCATAAAAGGCTGGTGGTTTTTAAAAGGGATATTATTACTTTGTCCTTTTGACATCATATCAAAATAATTGCCATTCAGCGTACTGCTGCTGTtagcattattattactatcaaCAGCTGACCCAGATTTTACGTCATCCGATAGATTTTTGGACAAGCTGTTACTactcttatttttaattaaatttagaggtacttttttcatatttttattactacttGAGTCCATGTTCTTCATTCCAACACCAATACCACTGCTTGCACTACCACCAACATTACCGCCGATATTTCTCATGCTAATGCTACTGCTGCTCATAATACCGAAATTCATGCTGTTGCTATTATTGCTGCCGCCCATATTATTACCACTaccactattattattggtGTTACCACCACCACCagtattattcatattaaaattaacatttCGTAGTATATTACTTCTCATGCTGCTTAGGCTACTATTCATCTTGCTATCATgataattcatattattatttgaaaaatttctGTTGTTTTGATCAAAcgtttcttttaatattttatcatgtAACACACTAAGTGTTGTAGGACCCTCTAATTTATGggcaaattttttattccatttttcaCTTCTATTATCTATAACATCTTTAATAAGACATCTTACACGGaaagtaatattttcatcatttactaattcatttaatgtgttatataattcttttactTCTTCTTGATCAGCTTTTTCATGTCTATCTAATATCTCACCTATCGTATTTAGGAACATACATAATGCTTCTAAATGTAAATTGCCTTCATTCGTATCATTCTTCTGAGCTATATaactatttcttttttctaataactgttttatacatacaaaaacAATAGGTACAGAAATTATACCAGACTTGACTAACTCACCAACAAACAACATATTACCTctaactttatttttatgcatttgTTCAAACTcgaatttttcttcttcatttaaattaCTAGGAAATTCAATtggttttaaattattttcaaacgAATCTTGACATtgattaattaatatttttttaaattgtactGTTGTACCATCTTCTAATTTcatattatgaaaatgtaCATTCAACTTTTTGCACAGTTGTACATACATTTGAACGAAATGATGTTGCGTCACTGCCTTCTCAAAAACTAATTTCATTAAACCAATTATTTCCTCTAATTTTGATATACCTACTAGaattatttgttcatataataaatcaaatttttcaaatgtcaatttatttaatataccCCTTAACTTACGCATCATACATGTATACTTATCAGCTTTCAGTTGGTTCTGTTTCAATAACCAGCTATTCTCTGCTACAGTTTTACCACCACTCGTATTGTTATTACAAATACTATTGTTCATctcattactattattactgttgttGTTCCTCCATGCATCTAACGACTCAATTACCCTTGTAGAATCGAAAAAaccttttaatttatcacCATCTGATTTTCTCCACTCCAAATTTGGTTGTCCTAACTTTACAGAATTGTTATTCTGTTCGTTCatactactactattgttACCACCACCACTACTACTACCACTCATCATCATCATGTTGTTATGATGATTGTGATAGTTATGATGGCCGTAATGTGCATGACTGCCAGAGGTGCTATTCCCATCTACATagctactattattattattgttactgctGTTGTTATGATTTCCGATGTTGTTATTACTCGAAAATATATTGCTACTCATCATCATGTTCTTTGCATGTGCATGTCTCCATATATCATcagcatttttattattaatattttggtTTATCATCGAATGATACTTATTACTTCCACTAGTACTACTGTTCAATgtattactgttattgttattgctactactattatttatgttcatACCATAACTATTATTAGCACCTGCATTAACACCtccaatattattataacccCCTCCAACACCACCaccactattattattattattattataccttttattatacacattactcatattttttaaaccgccactattattattattgtttgaCATAGCCATACCACTACCACTCATACATCCATCATcaatattgttaatattactGCCACTTAGAATACatccattattattactattcttGTAATCGCCTTCACCTCCCTTTGTATCCTgtgataaaacaaaattaaatctTTCACCCTCTAAACTAAAATTACGacttaaataaatttctaaTAAATCCATTTTTGTAAAGatcttttctttataaaatcTTTCTATTTTCATTTGATCCTCTTTCGACAGTTCAACAACATTTGCACTCTCCTGCATTGCTGGTTTTTTCTCATACTTCTCCTTACTATCTACCTCGTTCACCCGCTTTTCTAACGTATCTAGTAATTCCCCTTCTCTATTTTCCTCCTCCACATCATCCTTCGACATTCTAATACTACTACCATTACTAccattcatatttttaattccttCCTTTTGCACTCTTTCTCCCATATCAACTGTGCTctcttcttcatttaatttttcatctCCCTTCTTAATCTCGGCAAATATAACacctcttttctttttttcattatcttcTTCATCCTTTCCattatttactatatttctatttgttGACGCcacttttaaattatcatcattatcaaCAGATATAAATGATTTCGTCTTTAATccattcatatatttaccactctttttttcttcactaCTACTGTTCAAGTTATGATTCATCATAGTGTCTTTCTTAATTGTGGCATCAACAATCCTTTCTTCCTTTTCCCTCAAAGTGTTCCTACTACTTCCAATTGAGCTGACTCGCTTTGAGTCCTCATTCAATCCTCTGCTTGATGATTCTATAT is a window from the Plasmodium brasilianum strain Bolivian I chromosome 9, whole genome shotgun sequence genome containing:
- a CDS encoding nucleic acid binding protein, whose amino-acid sequence is MSLSSEKKKEEIPIKAENVTSDQILLNEQTKMNDDHNDNGGDACLINGTNENSNEGNYVLSINGKGASVNTNDSVVLNNDVNENMDDGKSRNSIITSIKRDDDKTVKYSKNHSDESSSKYEEKLQRSEIKPEEQRSSSSDAFFENVNEGCLGEAQNTDNDDNMNGKKYNGNNIIDHNTEKENIKIVYVQRESNDMDEDTTNSSLNIDINDIDKDGRKYGSNNVCDDQYVHKKSVITNNTQENDDYNNSTKDQSTDEKYFVENTVVNEEMVQEINECNNHSDDASNLKTHKGEIDNRIKRKMHTLKQNEEKKKKKKDVNNTTLHISSGSSENPDINAKEKSSENGATITYDKKNKEAKEKQKRNHMKEDHFVCADEALKGYPRIFVTRLPFEAGKKDLEKYFSKYGKIIDIYVSKNLSNNKNKGFGFVSFEKQGSMDKVLKDKLHILCGKEIVVDIASTRDNKARHLFHLPSEHYLAKYQKNEKKVMTKVHNNIINFNKYHHVYNKTNNIRDVSKNMDNNMVMQNFYNLCPTYNIVGNRMNNKHIMKNNMPVPFFPPSGYNVDPQYFNQVPYQNCAEYMGNNDYYWNMANYYNWNNMLMHNENMFNSSQVEYPYYFCNGQYVNQNPMTKNKISRKNNIIEESKLKYPPNLSTNVNYRNNCPSFIRKLPGGDEWNKRGYKLFVTKLNSATTIDTLRNYFENFGEIIDIYMPNDVCTNRPRGIAFVTFLDNDCVKKILSNKNSKHIIDGKEVVVDLADPETKSKKNLCYS